Proteins encoded by one window of Roseibium sp. Sym1:
- a CDS encoding methyl-accepting chemotaxis protein: MHAYANADFHELAVEENDSSEAGSVMEAMGAIGTNLSRISLDVAVSADEIQSISGTFSSNVEDFSNLIGRFADIESATTEISSQIAEAENIASNACAEIGGSQATIETARQEIADLLEAVRAGQDRMAELSDVLGRVGSITNSINNIARQTNLLALNASIEAARAGDAGRGFLVVANEVKELAQSTADATSEIETALSEIKSGFEHLAGTSRQTGETAAKVRTHAGTFADILTKVSGDIQVIGKATTSIDEKMVDVQQTCGIFRETSGTVSASLTESSSKLADISRTMRRVSDDTDAFVLFSATCGAYKEEAGIIRKAEDAAKRVAELCEQAIVSGELTEADLFDRNHTEIPGSNPPQHLAKFSSFNDTHVSPIIEEIVASDDRIAWCASIDDTAYVSTNTKAVSKPQGDDIEWNIANCRNHRYFDDRTGMRAAKNRDPLLLQTYQRDMGGGHLVPMKDISAPIFVRGRHWGGFRIGYTP, from the coding sequence ATGCATGCATATGCAAATGCTGATTTCCACGAATTGGCTGTCGAAGAAAACGATTCGTCCGAAGCCGGTTCGGTCATGGAGGCAATGGGTGCCATTGGCACCAACCTTAGCCGCATCAGCCTCGATGTCGCGGTTTCCGCCGACGAAATCCAGTCCATCTCCGGCACCTTCTCCTCGAATGTCGAAGACTTTTCCAATCTGATCGGACGGTTTGCGGATATCGAATCCGCGACGACCGAGATCTCTTCACAGATCGCCGAGGCGGAGAACATCGCGAGCAACGCCTGTGCGGAAATCGGAGGCTCCCAGGCGACGATCGAGACCGCACGCCAGGAAATCGCCGACCTGCTCGAGGCAGTCCGCGCGGGCCAGGATAGGATGGCGGAATTGAGCGATGTGCTCGGCAGGGTCGGATCGATAACGAACTCGATCAACAACATCGCCCGGCAAACCAACCTCCTGGCGCTGAACGCCTCCATCGAAGCGGCGCGCGCAGGCGACGCCGGACGCGGCTTTCTGGTGGTGGCCAACGAAGTCAAGGAACTGGCGCAGTCGACAGCGGATGCGACCTCGGAAATCGAGACGGCTCTGTCCGAAATCAAGTCCGGTTTCGAGCACCTCGCGGGCACGTCCAGGCAAACCGGCGAAACAGCGGCCAAGGTTCGCACCCACGCGGGAACCTTCGCCGACATTCTGACCAAGGTCTCCGGCGACATCCAAGTCATCGGCAAGGCGACCACATCCATCGACGAGAAAATGGTCGATGTGCAGCAGACCTGCGGAATCTTTCGCGAAACCTCCGGAACAGTTTCGGCGAGCCTGACCGAATCCAGCTCAAAGCTGGCCGACATCTCACGGACCATGCGCCGGGTCTCAGACGACACCGACGCCTTCGTTCTTTTCTCCGCGACGTGCGGTGCCTATAAGGAAGAGGCTGGCATCATCCGGAAGGCCGAAGACGCGGCAAAGCGCGTCGCGGAACTGTGCGAACAGGCCATCGTTTCCGGCGAACTGACCGAGGCCGACCTGTTCGACCGGAACCACACCGAAATTCCAGGCAGCAATCCGCCGCAGCATCTGGCCAAATTCTCCTCGTTCAACGACACCCATGTGTCCCCGATCATCGAGGAGATCGTCGCCAGCGACGACCGCATCGCCTGGTGCGCGTCGATCGACGACACCGCCTATGTCTCAACGAACACCAAAGCGGTCTCAAAGCCGCAGGGCGATGACATCGAATGGAACATCGCCAATTGCCGCAATCACCGCTACTTCGATGACCGCACGGGCATGCGGGCGGCGAAGAACCGCGATCCGCTCCTATTGCAGACCTACCAGCGCGACATGGGCGGCGGACACCTCGTTCCCATGAAGGACATCAGCGCCCCCATCTTCGTCAGGGGCCGGCACTGGGGCGGTTTCCGCATCGGCTACACGCCCTGA
- a CDS encoding NAD(P)H-dependent glycerol-3-phosphate dehydrogenase, giving the protein MGAIKTVGVIGGGAWGTALALTAARAGRDVRLWARDPGIVSDIRSKRQNPRYLPKITFDEDLAATNALEDVADADALLLVTPAQTTRAMLAALKKTGKVRGPVVLCAKGIEQSSGKLLSKVLSEELPGVEPGVLSGPSFADDVARGLPTAVTVAANSAKTALSLCEAMQSPCFRPYASIDILGTQIGGALKNVLAIACGAVVGRKLGASAQAALTARGFAELTRLGTAMGAQGETLTGLSGLGDLVLTCSSSQSRNFSFGLRLGEGFMASELISAGGKLAEGAFSARVAVKLARKYDVEVPICETVAKMIDEDLTIDDALNTLMARPLKAESEFV; this is encoded by the coding sequence ATGGGCGCTATTAAGACGGTCGGCGTCATAGGCGGCGGTGCCTGGGGCACCGCCCTGGCCTTGACGGCCGCCAGGGCCGGACGGGATGTGCGCCTGTGGGCGCGTGATCCCGGGATTGTGTCCGACATCCGCTCCAAACGGCAGAACCCGCGCTACCTGCCGAAGATCACCTTCGACGAGGACCTGGCGGCGACGAACGCGCTCGAGGACGTCGCCGACGCGGATGCCCTGCTGCTGGTCACCCCCGCCCAGACCACCCGCGCCATGCTGGCCGCGCTCAAGAAGACCGGCAAGGTGCGCGGCCCCGTCGTGCTCTGCGCCAAGGGCATCGAACAGTCCTCCGGCAAGCTCCTCTCCAAGGTGCTCTCGGAAGAACTGCCGGGCGTGGAACCGGGCGTCCTGTCCGGCCCGAGCTTTGCAGACGACGTTGCCAGGGGCCTGCCGACCGCGGTCACGGTCGCCGCCAACTCCGCCAAGACCGCGCTCAGCCTGTGCGAGGCGATGCAATCGCCCTGTTTCCGGCCCTATGCCTCCATCGACATTCTCGGCACCCAGATCGGCGGCGCACTGAAAAACGTGCTGGCGATCGCCTGCGGCGCGGTGGTCGGCCGCAAGCTCGGCGCCAGCGCCCAGGCGGCCCTGACCGCGCGCGGCTTTGCCGAGCTCACCCGTCTCGGCACGGCCATGGGTGCGCAGGGAGAGACGCTCACCGGCCTCTCCGGTCTCGGCGATCTTGTGCTGACCTGCTCGTCGAGCCAGTCGCGCAATTTCTCCTTCGGCCTGCGGCTGGGAGAGGGTTTCATGGCTTCCGAACTGATTTCCGCCGGCGGCAAGCTTGCCGAAGGCGCCTTCTCGGCCCGCGTGGCGGTGAAGCTCGCCCGCAAATACGATGTCGAGGTGCCGATCTGCGAGACGGTCGCAAAGATGATCGACGAGGACCTGACCATCGACGACGCCCTCAACACCCTGATGGCCCGCCCGCTCAAGGCGGAATCCGAATTCGTTTAG